GACGTAAGATCTATATTTTAAGAACGTTTATAAAGAAAACCCCTAAGACCCCGAAAGCTGAAATAGCCCTGGCTAAGTCAAGATGGGAGGATATGAAAGATGGCGATTAAAGGTACCAGGTTTGCAGATGTTAAGGCGAAAGCGCTCGCTAATCCTGAGGTTAAAAAAGCCTATGACGAGGAAACCCAGGAAGAAGAACTCCGTGCGGTTTTGATCGAAATGAAGTCTAAATCAGGGCTGACCAGTACAGAGATTGCAGCGCGTATGGGTGTCAGCCAACCCGCCGTGAGCCGCCTGGAGCGAAATGTTTCAAGCGCAAGTCTTTCAACCCTGCTTCGATACGCAGAAGCTTGTGGAATGCATCTAAAACTGTCGCTTGGTTAGATATTGAGCGCATAACCTTATGCGCTCAGTTCGTTAAACCGTTCACGGAACTCCTGCTAAACTGCCTCAACACATCCGCAAAAAGGCAGGTCAACATGTCCGACAATAACTACCAGCCAGCGAAAGTCTGGGAATGGAAGCAGAACCCCAACGGCGGCGCGTTCGCCAGCATCAACCGCCCCATCTCGGGCGCCACGCATGACAAAGAGCTGCCGGTCGGTTCGCATCCGCTGCAGCTTTACTCCCTGGGCACGCCGAACGGCCAGAAGGTAACCATTCTGCTGGAAGAGCTGCTGGCGGCGGGCGTCACCGGCGCAGAATACGACGCATGGCTGATCCGTATCGGCGAGGGGGATCAGTTCTCCAGCGGGTTTGTTGACGTGAACCCGAACTCCAAAATTCCGGCCCTGCGCGACCACTCCACCACGCCGCCAACCCGCGTGTTTGAGTCCGGCAATATCCTGCTCTATCTGGCGGAGAAATTCGGTCACTTCCTGCCAAAAGATCCGGCTGGACGGGTTGAAACCCTGAACTGGCTGTTCTGGCTGCAGGGCTCCGCCCCGTTCCTCGGCGGCGGTTTCGGCCACTTCTATCATTATGCGCCGGTGAAAATTGAGTACGCGATTGACCGCTTCACCATGGAAGCCAAACGCCTGTTCGACGTGCTGGATAAACAGCTGGCGCGGGGTCGTTACGTGGCGGGCGAGGAGTACACTATCGCCGATATCGCCATCTGGCCGTGGTTTGGCAGCGTGGCGCTGGGACAGGTCTACGGCGCGGCGGAGTTCCTGGATGCAGAGAGCTACAAGAACGTTCAGCGCTGGGCGAAGGATATCGCCAGCCGTCCGGCGGTGAAGCGCGGGCGTATCGTCAACCGCACCAACGGGGAGCTGAACGAGCAGCTTCACGAGCGCCACTCGGCGAGCGATTTTGAGACCAGTACCGAGGATAAACGACAGGGTTAAGATCGTTGCGGCCTGATGCCCTCACCCCGGCCCTCTCCCACAGGGAGAGGGTGAAAACCGTAGGCCGGGTAAGCGCAGCGCCACCCGGCAGAATTACCCACCGAACCCCGCCTGATGCAGTATCGCTTTTGACTCATCCGACTGTAAAAAACCCGCCAGCCCCTGCCCCTGCGGCGTTATCACTGCGCACGCATACTCCGCACGCGGATTAAAGAGGGCCGGGATGTCGAGGACCGTCAGCCCTGCGACCTTCCGCAATGCTGCCGCGTAGCTGGCGTAGCCGATAAATATCTCCGCCTGCCCGCCCAGGATAATCCACTCTGCCGCCAGCCTGCCCGCCGGAACAGGTGTCGAGTCTCGTCCCCCCACCAGCGCCCTCGCCCTTCGCCTTACCGCCTCGCCCGCGTCACCCATCCGGGTAAAGAGCGTCTGGGTGTAATCCCCGGAGGGATCGGCTCCCGCCGTCGAGGTGGCAATACGCAGGTCATCCCGGGATAACACCGAGCGCCAGTCATCGCTGTCGCGCAGCACATCGCTACGCACGGTCAGGCAGAGCATATTGCTGGCAAACGGCACCACGGACTGCGCCAACCCGGCCGCCAGCAGCGCCTGCGGGTGGGCCAGATTGGCCGAGGCAAAGAGATCGCAGGCCTCGCCTGCTTCTATACGCTCCCGTAACAGCCCGGCCGGGCCGAACTGCGTTTCCACCGGTTGCGGGAAGTGCGCCATTAGCTGCGGCCATACCATCCGCAGGCTGCCCGCCGCCAGGACCCGCATCAGTCGATCCCCTGATAACTGGTGCGATAGAAACGCTGATACCAGTCGTTGGCGACCTTGCGCATATCCACGTCCTTAAATTTCTCCGGGTAGAGCTTTTTCGCCATCCACAGCTCGCCAATGCCCATCGCCTCCGGCATCGGATAGCCCCAGGCTTTGGCGTAGTCCGGCATCAGGTAGACGCGCTGATTTTTCACCGCGTCGATGGTCCGCCATTGGGCACCGGTTTTGATCTCATTGACCACCGAAGGGTAGCGGTCCTGAACGAAGATCACCTGCGGATTCCAGGCGATCACCTGCTCCATCGCCACGGTTTTGAATCCCTGAATGGTCGCCGCCGCCACGTTAACCGCCCCCGCGTGGGCCATCATCAGCTCGGTGTATTTCCCGGAGCCGTAGGTGGTGAGTTCCGGGTTAGCCATGTACGCGCGAACGCGTTTTTCCGCCGGGATATCTTTCAGGCGGTCGCTGACCATGTCGCGGCCTTTGTCCGTGGCCTCGATCAGCGCTTTCGCTTCCGGTTGTTTATTGACGATCTCGCCGATCAGGGTGATCCCTTCGCGCAGCCCCAGATCGTACGCCTGCTCTTCGTCGGCCATCGTCGGGTTCATCTTCGCTTTTTCACCCGCGGCATCGTGACGCAGGGAGATGGCAACCACCGGAATGCCAAGGCTGCTGATCTTGTCGATCATCTCCTGCGGCGCGTAGTTGGTGACAAACACCACGTCCGGCTTCAGGGCCACCAGCTTTTCCGGGTCGACGTGGGTGAGATCCCCAAGCGCCGCTTTCTGGCTCAGCTCCGGGGCCAGACGGGCGTACCCCTCGCCCAGCTGCTGTTTCCAGTTCGCCATCACGCCGACGATTTTGTCGGTGGCGTTCATTTGCACCAGCAAGTTCAGGGTCTGATGCTGGAGCACCACTACCCTGGAGACGGCGTCCGGGACGGTCACCTGACGGCCAATCTGGTCGGTAATCAGGCGGGAAGCCCGGGAAGAGAGAGGGAGTAAAGCCACTGCACACAGGGTTAATGCTTGCCAGAATCGTTGTTTCATCATGTCCTCACATTCGTTATATATATTATTATACAGCGATGAGGTTATGACGTCGCGCCTCCTTTAGGGGTAAAAATCCTTAACGCAAATCCTCCTCTTTTTTCAACATCATATTTACAAGCGCCGGGTAAATGGCAAGAATCGTTCTTATTTCCTGAAGAATCCGGGTATGTCAGAAAAGGCGCTGAAACAGCAGATTCAGAATCTCAAAAAGCATAATGCCCGGCTTGCCAGGCTGGCGCGTGACGCCCGCAACAAGCTCAGTGCTGCGCTCGACGGAACCGGTCTCTGTTTATGGCAGCTCGACGTCCCTACCGGGAAGCTGATCATCTATAACCGCCGCTGGGGTTCGATGCTGGGCTATCAGCCCAAGGAGCTGAACGCGCAGTTTGAGATCTGGCGTGAGCATCTGCATCCGGATGACAGGCAGAACGTGCTGGATGCGTTCTACGATCACCTGCACGGCAAAACACCCTTCTATGAAGCGCTGCACCGCATGCAGCACAAAAACGGCACCGTCACCTGGGTGCTGGACCGGGGTCGGGTCACCGACCGGGATGAACACGGCAACCCCCTGAAGGTGACCGGCACCCATATCGACATGACCAAAGAGAAGCAGTACGAGGAGCAGCTGGCCCAGCTGGCGAATCACGATCCGCTCACCGGCCTTGCCAACCGCCACGCCCTGATCAAGCACTTCGCCCAGCTCAAAGCCCAGGGGCCGCTCTGCATCGCCTTTATCGATCTGGATGACTTTAAAACGGTTAACGACACCTTTGGGCACCGCAGCGGCGACGAGCTGCTGATCCAGCTTAGCCAGCGTCTGCGCGAGGCCTGCCCGCCGGGGGCGGTTGTCGGGCGTCTGGGGGGTGATGAGTTTGTGCTCCTGCTGCCCTTCCCGCTCAGCAGTTTGCTGGTGAACAGCACCGCCCACAGCTGCCTGAAGGCGGCGCTGACCCCATTCGAGCTGGATAACGGCCAGGCGCAGGTCGGCGCCTCGGTAGGGATCGACGACGTGCAGGAGGAGGATGATTTCGTCAATGCCCTGCGCCGCGCCGACCGATCGATGTATCAGATTAAGCACACCGGCAAGAACGGCGTGGCGATCGGCCAGACGTTGCTCTCCATCACCCGCAGCGGAACAGACGCATGAAAAGCACCCGCCATCAGGATCTCCTTCGCCTGCTGGCGGCCTCCGACTGGCTGTCGACAGAGGCGCTGGCCGCCGGGCTTGGGGTGAGTAAAGAGACGATTCGCCGCGATCTGAACCAGCTCCAGCAGCAGGGGAAGATCGTACGGCATCACGGGCGGGCGCGGGCGATCCACCCGGATCACCGCGACGGCGGCGAGCCCTTCGGCGCGCGGCTGAAGAGCCACTACGCCGATAAAGCCGATATCGCCCGTCACGCGCTGGACTGGGTCAGCGAAGGGATGACCCTGGCGCTGGATGCCAGCTCCACCTGCTTTCACCTGGCGCGACAGCTGCCGGATATCGCCCTGACGGTGTTCACCAACAGCCTGCCCATCTGCCATGAAATGGCGAAGCGCGAGCGCATCACCCTGATCTGCTCGGGCGGGACGCTGGAGCGCAAATACCGTTGCTATGTCAATCCGGCGCTGGTCACGCAGCTGAAATCCCTGGAGATCGACCTGTTTATCTTCTCGTGTGAAGGGGTGGATGAGCAGGGTGTGATGTGGGATCCCACCCCGCACAGCGCCGGGTTTAAGTCGCAGCTGCTGAGCCGCGCCAGCCAATCGCTGCTGCTGATCGACAAAAGCAAGTTCCGGCGCTCCAGCGAAGTGAAAATTGGTCACCTGTCGCAGGTGACGCAGTTGATCAGCGACGCACAGCTCGCCCGGCGTTAGCCCGCCAGACGGAACTTCTGCACCGAGCGTTGCAGCTCTTCGGTCTGGCGCTCCAGCGCGGAAGCCGCCGCCGACACCTGCTCCACCAGCGAGGCGTTCTGCTGGGTCACGCCGTCCATCTGGGTGATTGCCACCCCAACCTGGGAAATGCCCTTGCTCTG
This DNA window, taken from Leclercia adecarboxylata, encodes the following:
- a CDS encoding sensor domain-containing diguanylate cyclase → MSEKALKQQIQNLKKHNARLARLARDARNKLSAALDGTGLCLWQLDVPTGKLIIYNRRWGSMLGYQPKELNAQFEIWREHLHPDDRQNVLDAFYDHLHGKTPFYEALHRMQHKNGTVTWVLDRGRVTDRDEHGNPLKVTGTHIDMTKEKQYEEQLAQLANHDPLTGLANRHALIKHFAQLKAQGPLCIAFIDLDDFKTVNDTFGHRSGDELLIQLSQRLREACPPGAVVGRLGGDEFVLLLPFPLSSLLVNSTAHSCLKAALTPFELDNGQAQVGASVGIDDVQEEDDFVNALRRADRSMYQIKHTGKNGVAIGQTLLSITRSGTDA
- a CDS encoding ABC transporter substrate-binding protein, translated to MKQRFWQALTLCAVALLPLSSRASRLITDQIGRQVTVPDAVSRVVVLQHQTLNLLVQMNATDKIVGVMANWKQQLGEGYARLAPELSQKAALGDLTHVDPEKLVALKPDVVFVTNYAPQEMIDKISSLGIPVVAISLRHDAAGEKAKMNPTMADEEQAYDLGLREGITLIGEIVNKQPEAKALIEATDKGRDMVSDRLKDIPAEKRVRAYMANPELTTYGSGKYTELMMAHAGAVNVAAATIQGFKTVAMEQVIAWNPQVIFVQDRYPSVVNEIKTGAQWRTIDAVKNQRVYLMPDYAKAWGYPMPEAMGIGELWMAKKLYPEKFKDVDMRKVANDWYQRFYRTSYQGID
- the fucR gene encoding L-fucose operon activator, whose amino-acid sequence is MKSTRHQDLLRLLAASDWLSTEALAAGLGVSKETIRRDLNQLQQQGKIVRHHGRARAIHPDHRDGGEPFGARLKSHYADKADIARHALDWVSEGMTLALDASSTCFHLARQLPDIALTVFTNSLPICHEMAKRERITLICSGGTLERKYRCYVNPALVTQLKSLEIDLFIFSCEGVDEQGVMWDPTPHSAGFKSQLLSRASQSLLLIDKSKFRRSSEVKIGHLSQVTQLISDAQLARR
- a CDS encoding helix-turn-helix domain-containing protein produces the protein MAIKGTRFADVKAKALANPEVKKAYDEETQEEELRAVLIEMKSKSGLTSTEIAARMGVSQPAVSRLERNVSSASLSTLLRYAEACGMHLKLSLG
- a CDS encoding molybdate ABC transporter substrate-binding protein, coding for MRVLAAGSLRMVWPQLMAHFPQPVETQFGPAGLLRERIEAGEACDLFASANLAHPQALLAAGLAQSVVPFASNMLCLTVRSDVLRDSDDWRSVLSRDDLRIATSTAGADPSGDYTQTLFTRMGDAGEAVRRRARALVGGRDSTPVPAGRLAAEWIILGGQAEIFIGYASYAAALRKVAGLTVLDIPALFNPRAEYACAVITPQGQGLAGFLQSDESKAILHQAGFGG
- the yghU gene encoding glutathione-dependent disulfide-bond oxidoreductase, which encodes MSDNNYQPAKVWEWKQNPNGGAFASINRPISGATHDKELPVGSHPLQLYSLGTPNGQKVTILLEELLAAGVTGAEYDAWLIRIGEGDQFSSGFVDVNPNSKIPALRDHSTTPPTRVFESGNILLYLAEKFGHFLPKDPAGRVETLNWLFWLQGSAPFLGGGFGHFYHYAPVKIEYAIDRFTMEAKRLFDVLDKQLARGRYVAGEEYTIADIAIWPWFGSVALGQVYGAAEFLDAESYKNVQRWAKDIASRPAVKRGRIVNRTNGELNEQLHERHSASDFETSTEDKRQG